The sequence TGCAGTGGTTAGGTTTTTTTATAGATGATAAAGAAATGAATGCTGTACAACGCTCTTTCTCTTCCATAATTTTAATTATAGCTACTATTTTCTGGCCTTTTATTGTCCCTTTAGCTTATTTAGAATTACTGAAGTTTCATAAAAAGCACAAGCAAGTAATTGATTTACTTATAAGCTTGTCTGACCCTCAATTGTGCGATGAGTAAAATCTTCGTGCTTTATATTGATTAATTCACGTGTAGTTTGTTTTTCATCTTCAATTTCAATTTTAAAAAAATTTCTGATATAAATGCATTCACATCATATGTGTAAGAAACAGCAGAGTTAATAGATAACCTCGATAAATTAAATTGAATATAACTAATACGAAGTAAAATTATCGCAATAATCTATTTCGTCGCTGAATTTGGAGTAGCTGGGGTACTTGGAGTCGCTGAGGTCGTTGGAGTAGTTTTTACAGTTGGGGCGCTTGTGGGTGTTACCGTGGGTGTTGAATTATTAGGAATAGCTTCTTGAGTTGGATTTATTGGAATTGGCTTAACTGTGGGAATGGCTGGGGTAGATTGAGTTGTCGGTAAGGTCGGGTTTACTGTGGGAGTTGGAGATGGAGTTTGTTGTTGAATTTCAACAGCTTTCCATTCTGACAAAGAGCGTTTTACCGCATTTTCAAACTTGTTAGATACTAAAATAACTTCAGTATTGCCATCGGGTTTAGTCGCCAAATTTTTCTGAGCGTAAACAAGTTGATTATTAAAACTTGGCTTACTACCAACAACCAGCTTATGAGTTTTTTGATTATTTAATGTAATGTCAATAGTTGCTTGGGGTTGTTTTAATCCGAATTCCCCTAGTTGGGATGCAGGTGGATTTAAAGTGCGCTCGCTCTTTTCAGTTTCTAGCAAATTTAACAAGTAAGCTATCGTACCATCATTCGCAGGTACGTTATCGGGAGATTTCATCAGCCACTTCGTTTTATCCGATTCCGGAGCGCGTTCCAAAGTTATAGTTTCTGA comes from Rivularia sp. PCC 7116 and encodes:
- a CDS encoding DUF4340 domain-containing protein: MKLQRTTLVLVLLAILLGGFVYFYEFQWKSQQAEVKKKQQQLFSFKEEDVKNLKITTPSETITLERAPESDKTKWLMKSPDNVPANDGTIAYLLNLLETEKSERTLNPPASQLGEFGLKQPQATIDITLNNQKTHKLVVGSKPSFNNQLVYAQKNLATKPDGNTEVILVSNKFENAVKRSLSEWKAVEIQQQTPSPTPTVNPTLPTTQSTPAIPTVKPIPINPTQEAIPNNSTPTVTPTSAPTVKTTPTTSATPSTPATPNSATK